The Helianthus annuus cultivar XRQ/B chromosome 16, HanXRQr2.0-SUNRISE, whole genome shotgun sequence genome includes a window with the following:
- the LOC110932015 gene encoding class V chitinase CHIT5 → MSITFLFFLTIFNFSFDHGAFALASKPRVSAPSSIGRLLHPQGIRAAYWPSFTGYPASSIDTSYFSHIYYAFVLPSPTTYALNVTSDDVEKLLEFANATGSWNPHAKTVLSIGGGGGGALPGIFSQMASQACSRATFINSTIKIAREYNFDGVDLDWEFPSNESDMSNLGLLFKEWREALEYEANITKRVRLILTSAVYYASNISFNGGPRSYPIQAISQYVDWISPMCFDYHGSWENFTGLHSALYDPYTKLSTDFGIGSWIQAGVPPKKIVMGLPLYGRTWSLANPNITTVGAPATGTGPGSGLLVYSQVIDFNRDNNATIVFDDTRISYYSYAGDSWVSYDDIGSIKSKVHYARTRSLGGYFFWALGQDLDWAISSTASQAWLT, encoded by the coding sequence ATGTCTATAACCTTCCTCTTTTTCTTAACAATTTTCAACTTTTCTTTTGATCATGGTGCCTTTGCACTTGCATCAAAACCTCGTGTTTCGGCTCCCTCATCGATTGGCAGGTTGCTTCACCCTCAAGGAATTAGAGCGGCTTACTGGCCTTCGTTCACTGGATACCCCGCTTCATCCATTGACACATCATACTTCTCACACATTTACTACGCGTTTGTCCTACCATCCCCTACAACATACGCACTCAACGTCACCTCGGATGATGTAGAGAAGCTACTCGAGTTTGCAAATGCAACGGGTAGTTGGAATCCGCATGCCAAGACGGTTTTATCCATTGggggtggtggaggtggtgcttTACCCGGTATCTTCTCTCAAATGGCTAGTCAAGCGTGTTCTCGTGCCACTTTTATTAATTCTACCATAAAAATAGCACGGGAATATAACTTTGACGGGGTTGACCTCGATTGGGAGTTTCCATCGAATGAATCAGATATGTCAAACCTAGGTTTGTTGTTTAAGGAATGGCGTGAAGCACTTGAATACGAGGCCAATATCACCAAAAGGGTCCGTCTCATATTGACATCAGCCGTCTATTATGCATCCAACATTTCTTTCAATGGTGGACCCCGATCATATCCGATTCAAGCAATAAGTCAATATGTTGATTGGATTAGCCCAATGTGTTTCGATTATCATGGTTCTTGGGAAAATTTCACAGGATTGCACTCGGCATTGTATGACCCATACACAAAACTTAGCACAGATTTCGGTATTGGGTCGTGGATTCAAGCAGGCGTGCCTCCCAAAAAGATTGTCATGGGCCTACCGCTCTATGGTCGAACATGGTCGCTCGCGAACCCAAACATCACCACTGTTGGAGCACCCGCTACCGGCACGGGCCCTGGAAGCGGCCTATTGGTCTACTCTCAAGTCATTGATTTCAATAGGGACAACAATGCAACAATTGTATTTGATGACACAAGGATTTCCTATTATTCGTATGCAGGAGATTCATGGGTGTCATATGATGATATTGGGTCGATTAAATCCAAGGTCCATTATGCACGGACTCGGTCCCTAGGTGGGTATTTcttttgggccttgggccaggACTTAGATTGGGCTATTTCAAGCACAGCTTCACAAGCATGGTTAACTTGA
- the LOC110929613 gene encoding cytochrome b561, DM13 and DOMON domain-containing protein At5g54830 encodes MAISHLLLYLISLCFLINPFIFTKSDPLSPQNCPRSNTSLLNFTSQFVMVQHQLRGSFSIINDCSFRVSEFDMLPGSSHVHWWGAFGDDYENLTSGFVISHDQLNDTVYKNHSFVVSLMDNVTWDQIKVVSVWDSLAASDFGHVVLPDLGSESNSGSESNSSVKVDVQPTMFENCKVLSDTYRLRWTLNEKDNVIDIGLEGAIGIQNYMAFGWTEPGREHDHMLNADVAVTGFMEDGVPFADDFYITKYSECMKNDDGTVEGVCPDTMYNTSNSVESVNNTRLVYGHRKDGVSFIRFQRPLKSVDKTYDWDIDVTSKRTCIWALGLIKPPDSLRPYYLPQNHGKTYGHVHVNVSERVNDCVGPLDAEDKEDQELVIADKKEPIVVTSGPALHYPNPPNPSKVLYLNKKESPVLRVERGVPVMFSIQAGHDVAFYITSDPLGGNATSRNMSETVFIGGPEAQGVQSSPKELTWAPDRNTPDQVYYQSVFTQKMGWKVQVVDGGLTDMYKNSVLLDDQQVNFFWTLSDKSISIAARGEKKSGYLAIGFGSEMENSFAYVGWVDVNGTGRVNTYWIDGMNAQSLHPTNENLTYVRCRSENGVITLEFTRPLDPNCNRKERKECNNIIEPTSPLKVIWAMGAKWSSDHLTESNMHSVKSNKPVRVSLIRGSAEAEEDLRPVLAVHGFMMFLAWGMLLPAGILAARYTKHLPGDIWFKVHVYSQYSGLAITFLGILFAVAELRGFHLGSVHVKFGILTILMGCIQPINAYFRPKKPENENPSSKRVIWEYIHMYVGRCSILVGVSALITGMKHLGERYNDENTHGLTWALIVWVLLGALTFIYLEYNKRRWQETVTRSNWVLGNSEDEDADLLRSNGNHGEKESVMSDRMEIQLEPTSGGRYTVI; translated from the coding sequence ATGGCAATATCCCACTTATTACTTTATCTAATTTCATTATGCTTTCTAATAAACCCCTTTATCTTCACCAAATCAGATCCACTTTCCCCCCAAAATTGCCCTAGATCCAACACTAGTTTACTTAATTTCACTTCCCAATTTGTTATGGTTCAGCATCAATTAAGAGGATCTTTTAGTATTATTAATGATTGTTCCTTTAGGGTTAGTGAATTTGATATGCTTCCTGGGAGTTCTCATGTTCATTGGTGGGGGGCTTTTGGTGATGATTATGAAAATTTAACATCTGGGTTTGTTATATCTCATGATCAGTTGAATGATACAGTTTATAAGAATCATAGTTTTGTTGTTAGTTTGATGGATAATGTTACATGGGATCAGATTAAGGTTGTTTCTGTTTGGGATAGTTTAGCGGCTTCAGATTTCGGCCATGTTGTGTTGCCCGATTTGGGTTCAGAATCGAATTCGGGATCAGAATCGAATTCAAGCGTTAAGGTTGATGTTCAGCCGACGATGTTTGAAAACTGTAAGGTGTTATCGGATACATATAGGTTAAGATGGACTTTAAATGAGAAGGATAATGTGATTGATATTGGTTTAGAGGGTGCGATCGGGATTCAAAACTATATGGCGTTCGGGTGGACGGAGCCGGGCAGGGAGCATGATCATATGCTTAACGCTGATGTGGCGGTGACGGGGTTTATGGAAGATGGTGTTCCGTTTGCGGATGATTTTTATATTACTAAGTATAGTGAGTGCATGAAGAATGATGATGGTACGGTTGAGGGTGTGTGTCCGGATACCATGTATAATACGTCGAATTCTGTTGAATCGGTTAACAATACGCGGTTGGTTTATGGGCATCGGAAAGATGGGGTGTCGTTTATTCGGTTTCAGAGGCCGTTGAAGTCGGTAGACAAGACGTATGATTGGGATATTGATGTTACAAGCAAAAGAACCTGCATTTGGGCTTTAGGTTTGATAAAACCGCCCGATTCGCTTCGACCGTATTACCTTCCGCAAAATCATGGAAAGACTTACGGGCATGTGCATGTTAATGTTTCTGAGAGGGTTAACGATTGTGTCGGGCCACTTGATGCTGAGGATAAGGAGGATCAAGAGCTAGTAATTGCAGATAAGAAAGAACCTATTGTTGTTACTTCGGGCCCCGCTTTGCATTACCCGAACCCTCCAAATCCATCAAAGGTTTTGTATCTGAACAAGAAAGAATCACCGGTTTTGAGAGTCGAAAGAGGTGTCCCCGTAATGTTCTCGATACAAGCAGGTCATGATGTTGCGTTCTACATCACGTCTGACCCGCTTGGCGGGAATGCTACTTCTAGAAATATGTCGGAAACGGTTTTCATAGGTGGACCAGAAGCCCAAGGGGTGCAGTCCAGTCCTAAAGAACTGACATGGGCCCCGGACCGAAACACACCGGATCAAGTCTATTATCAGTCGGTTTTCACACAGAAAATGGGTTGGAAGGTTCAAGTGGTAGACGGTGGTTTAACCGATATGTATAAAAACAGCGTTCTGTTAGATGATCAGCAGGTTAATTTCTTTTGGACACTCTCGGATAAGTCTATATCTATAGCAGCTCGTGGTGAGAAGAAAAGCGGGTATCTTGCTATCGGTTTCGGGTCAGAAATGGAGAATAGTTTCGCGTATGTTGGATGGGTTGACGTTAACGGTACGGGTCGGGTCAATACGTATTGGATAGATGGAATGAACGCCCAAAGTCTCCACCCGACCAATGAAAATTTGACGTATGTGAGATGCCGGTCGGAAAACGGTGTCATCACTCTCGAATTCACCCGTCCGTTGGATCCCAATTGTAACCGCAAAGAACGAAAAGAGTGTAACAACATTATTGAACCCACATCTCCTCTCAAAGTTATCTGGGCTATGGGGGCGAAATGGTCATCAGACCATTTAACAGAAAGTAACATGCATTCGGTAAAAAGCAACAAGCCCGTTCGGGTTTCGCTTATTCGTGGTTCAGCCGAAGCCGAGGAGGATTTACGACCCGTATTAGCAGTACATGGGTTCATGATGTTTCTTGCTTGGGGTATGTTACTTCCGGCTGGCATTCTAGCTGCACGTTACACGAAACATTTACCCGGTGACATATGGTTCAAGGTTCATGTCTACTCGCAATACTCAGGGTTAGCAATCACGTTTCTCGGGATCCTTTTTGCCGTTGCCGAGCTTCGAGGGTTCCATCTGGGCTCCGTACACGTCAAATTCGGAATCTTGACGATTCTCATGGGCTGCATACAGCCCATTAACGCCTACTTCCGACCTAAAAAGCCCGAAAACGAAAACCCGTCATCCAAAAGGGTCATTTGGGAATACATCCACATGTATGTCGGCAGATGTTCTATTCTTGTCGGGGTTTCCGCTCTTATTACTGGAATGAAGCATCTAGGAGAAAGATACAATGACGAAAACACCCACGGGTTAACGTGGGCTTTGATCGTGTGGGTATTGTTAGGTGCTCTCACCTTTATATACTTAGAATATAATAAAAGGCGTTGGCAGGAGACGGTTACACGAAGCAATTGGGTTTTGGGTAATTCGGAAGATGAGGATGCTGATCTTTTACGTTCAAACGGGAATCATGGCGAAAAAGAATCAGTTATGTCGGATAGAATGGAAATTCAGTTGGAACCAACGTCGGGTGGGAGGTACACTGTCATATAA